TACCTGGGTGAAATCCTTGCAAGGCGCATAAAGGAGATGAGAAAGCTTTAAAATGTGCAGTTTGAGGCAGAAATATGAACATAAGAGCCCCTAATGGGCTCTTTAAATGTTGAGACTCTTTAGATGTTCAGAAATTTCTTTCACGGAATACCCATCGGAAAAAAATTCTTCAAGCCATGGTGTACTTCTATAGCACCTTCTGAAACATCCTTCAAATTAAGGATACTCTCTTATAATCTTTTTTAAATTTATTACAAACATGCCAGAAGAGCTAGGGTTACTTGTCCGAAAAAACCGGAGAAAACCGGCACTATAAGGTTATCATCAATTTTGTTGACTGCAGTTTCCATAAGGGTTGCAAAGAAAGCCATTACCAGGGAGACTATGAGGTTTCCGACTATAAGCATCCCGATAAGGAAATCAATAATGAATTCTGAGGCTGAGCCTTCAATTGATTTATCGTTTTTAAATATTTTTTGAAAAACCCGTCTTTTCCCGTAGAATTTCCCTATCAGAGCCGCAGACAGGTCCCCGAAGGTCGTCATAAGGATAGCAGCATAAGCGATTTCCCGGCTGAAAAGCGAGATTACAGAAATAGCTCCGAGCGCAAAAAAGATGTGACCTCCAAAGCGGTCGGCTTCAGTTTTTCTGTACATGATATAGAAAAGAGGTATTCGAATATTATGTTCAATCCGGAGATAGTCAAGCGCAAGAACAGTTACAAGAAATAGCATGAGCACCCACAGCACGGCTTCCTTTCCGAAAAATTCGTAGATGAGCACGATAAGGATTGAGACCAGATGCACACTTTTTCTCAGAAGTTCCAGGATAAATTCTCTGGACGGCATGGTAAAAGAATCCGTGAGGGTTAGTATAATTTATATGTGTTTCTTTATTTTCTTCCTTGCTGTATATCTTTTCCAGTGGATATTCCCAATATTAAATAAAAAGAAAAAGCAGGATAAGGAATCCGGCTAATTTATCCGTACAGGATTCCATCCTTTGAAACTGAAATCTTACGAGCCATCATGTGCGGTATCATAATCGGGGTTAATTACGATATCCTTTATGTTTGAGTTTTCTCCTATAGTGACTTCAGGCCAAACCTTAACCCCTGAGTGTATTGTTGAATTGTTTCCAATGATTACTTTATGCCCAATAACAGTTCCGTTTTCAAGGAAACAGTGGTCTCCAATTACGGTTTCGTCTGCTACCACCCCGCCTGAAATATTGGAATCCTTTCCTATGGACACATTATCGAATAGATATGATGAGAGAATCTTTGCGTTATCCTCTATAATACAATTTGAGCCTATAACACTGTAAGGTCCAATGAGAACATTGTCGCCTATAATTGTATTTTCCCCTATGACTATTGGTCCCACAAGGGAAGAATTCGAACCTATGCACACGTTGTTTCCTATGGAGAGAGGACCTCTTATTCTTGCGTTCCGGGTCGTGAAATGCCCTTCGATTGTCGTTCCGGGAAGGGCATCGAGCATCCAGCGCTGTGCCTGCCTGTAAGCTGCTGAACTTCCGACATCAGTCCATTGCCCCCGCACAAGCACGCCGTTGATTTTCTTGCCGGCTTCAAGCATCCAGGGAAAGAGGTCTTTTGCGAAGTCGAATTTTCTGTGTCTGGGGATCCATTCAAAAATCAAAGGATCACAAACGTATATTCCTGTACTCGCAAGGTTGCTGAATATCTGACCTGCTTTTGGTTTTTCCAGGAAACGACGAATCCGATTATTTATATCCATATCCGCAATTCCGAATTCTCTCGGATCGTCTATCGAAATAAGCCCTATAGTTACCGGAGCATCGTTCGATTCATGAAAACGGTACATCTCTCTTAGGTTAAGGTTGAGAACATGATCTCCCCCAAGTACAATAAATGGTTCATCTTTCAGGTATGCTTCGGCATTTTTTACTCCCCCTGCTGTTCCGAGCTTTTCCCTCTCGTACACATAATCGATATGTACGCCAAACATATGCCCGTCCCCGAGTTGCTCTTCTATGAGTTCTCCCATATATCCCAGGGTTATAACTATTTCATTGAACCCTTCTCTTGAAAGATGCTCTATCAGATGCAGGACTGACGGCTTATTAAGGATTGGTATGCTCGGTTTAGGGTGCTTGAATGTCAATGGCCTGAGTCTTGTCCCTGCCCCGCCGCACATGATACACGCTTTCATATTTTTCCCATATGTTCCTGTATGAATATATTATTTACAATAGACTGTTATCTTTATCTGAAAAGTTATTGATAATGATTACTCAAGATAATACTATTTAAAGAAAAAGGTAATCACATCGAAGAAGGGTGGTAATCATTTCGTAGAATAATCATCACTCAAAAGAATATCTTCTTTTCTTTCCACCGTGATTTCTCTTTTCCCTTTATATTCTGAGACTGTACCCGTTAAACCTATAAAATCTCCTTCCTGGATTGACATATTTAGGGCGTCTGCACCTGCGGTCTTCGGGATAAAAACGCTCAGGACTTCGGAGTCGCAGTCTACCTGTAAAAGCAGGTGTCCGCCTGTATAAGTAAAACGTTTGCTCAGAACTTCGGCTTCAAGGAATACCTTGTCTCCTACACCAGATTCCCTGCTGTACTGCTTGATTTCTTTCCCTGATTCCTGTCCAGACGCTGTAATTTCCGGTCCGAAGCAGAGATAAGCTGTCATAAGAGAAGTCAGTGTCATAAATAAAAGCAGTACCATAACTTTTTCTTCTTTTTCCATACTTTATCCCTGCATCTCCGGGCTCTGGAATTATTTTACAATCGAGACAAGTTTTATCTTAAGGATCAGGGTTTTGCCTGCAAGTTCATGGTTAAAATCCAGGGTGGCAGCAGTTTCCGTGGAGTTGAGCACTCTGACTTCTCTGCCGCCAGGTGTTGTGATTTTCTCTCCCGGCTTAGGAGGGGTCTGGAGTTCAAGCCTTACCAGAGGTATCGTCTGGACAAGATAATCCTTATATTCTCCATAGGCATCTTCAGGCGGGATTATAAGGGTTTTTTCTTCCCCCTCTTTCATTCCAAGTACACCCTGATCGATACCTTTTATTACCTGGCGTGCATCCACCCGGAAAAACAAAGGTCTATAATCCTTTTTTTCGTCATATATGCCTGCTTCGAGGGCTTTTTCCTTAGAAGTGGTATCGAATACCGTTCCATCTTCGAGTTTTCCAGTGTAGTCAATAAGAATATAGTCTCCTTTTTTTACAGTGCGAGAATTTTCCATTTTCCCTTTCTCCTATGCATTCTCCTTCCGGTATTCTGCCGTTTCAAAATCTGCCAGGATACCGAAAGGATGCACATTTTGAAAAAATGTTACAATTCTCAATTTGACTTTCAGGAACTTAAATTTATTCTATTGAGACGAGTTTTATATCAAAAATCAGGGTTTTGCCTGCAAGCGGGTGGTTGAAATCTACAACAAAGCTGTTATTGCTGACTTCTGTGACTGTGCCAGTCAGACCACTGTCCGTAGCCAGCCGCATTCCGATCTCAGGAGTAAAATCCACAGTATCAACAGACAACTCTCTTGCAAACTCCTCTCTGTATTCCCCATATGCTTCTTCAGGCGGGATTGTAATAGTCTTTTCTTCTCCCTTTTTCATCCCGATAACCCCCTCATCAAACCCCTTTATCATCTGGC
The Methanosarcina thermophila TM-1 genome window above contains:
- a CDS encoding nucleotidyltransferase family protein; this encodes MKACIMCGGAGTRLRPLTFKHPKPSIPILNKPSVLHLIEHLSREGFNEIVITLGYMGELIEEQLGDGHMFGVHIDYVYEREKLGTAGGVKNAEAYLKDEPFIVLGGDHVLNLNLREMYRFHESNDAPVTIGLISIDDPREFGIADMDINNRIRRFLEKPKAGQIFSNLASTGIYVCDPLIFEWIPRHRKFDFAKDLFPWMLEAGKKINGVLVRGQWTDVGSSAAYRQAQRWMLDALPGTTIEGHFTTRNARIRGPLSIGNNVCIGSNSSLVGPIVIGENTIIGDNVLIGPYSVIGSNCIIEDNAKILSSYLFDNVSIGKDSNISGGVVADETVIGDHCFLENGTVIGHKVIIGNNSTIHSGVKVWPEVTIGENSNIKDIVINPDYDTAHDGS
- a CDS encoding FKBP-type peptidyl-prolyl cis-trans isomerase is translated as MAEDIPKETSKTIEKGDTISVDYVGRLEDGTIFDTSIKEAAIDAGIYNQMREYKPLTFTVGAGQMIKGFDEGVIGMKKGEEKTITIPPEEAYGEYREEFARELSVDTVDFTPEIGMRLATDSGLTGTVTEVSNNSFVVDFNHPLAGKTLIFDIKLVSIE
- a CDS encoding OB-fold nucleic acid binding domain-containing protein; protein product: MEKEEKVMVLLLFMTLTSLMTAYLCFGPEITASGQESGKEIKQYSRESGVGDKVFLEAEVLSKRFTYTGGHLLLQVDCDSEVLSVFIPKTAGADALNMSIQEGDFIGLTGTVSEYKGKREITVERKEDILLSDDYSTK
- a CDS encoding diacylglycerol/polyprenol kinase family protein; translation: MPSREFILELLRKSVHLVSILIVLIYEFFGKEAVLWVLMLFLVTVLALDYLRIEHNIRIPLFYIMYRKTEADRFGGHIFFALGAISVISLFSREIAYAAILMTTFGDLSAALIGKFYGKRRVFQKIFKNDKSIEGSASEFIIDFLIGMLIVGNLIVSLVMAFFATLMETAVNKIDDNLIVPVFSGFFGQVTLALLACL
- a CDS encoding FKBP-type peptidyl-prolyl cis-trans isomerase, which codes for MENSRTVKKGDYILIDYTGKLEDGTVFDTTSKEKALEAGIYDEKKDYRPLFFRVDARQVIKGIDQGVLGMKEGEEKTLIIPPEDAYGEYKDYLVQTIPLVRLELQTPPKPGEKITTPGGREVRVLNSTETAATLDFNHELAGKTLILKIKLVSIVK